Below is a genomic region from candidate division KSB1 bacterium.
CAGTCGTGGGATTTCAACAGCAATGCCGCGGGCATGCGCTTCTACAACCGGTTCAATGATGGCGTGCTCATCGACGGCCAGCCGGACGCGGTCAACTCGGCGATTCGCTTGCCCATTCGCGAATGGGGGCTTGTCACAGGGCCGCAAGGGAGCATGTTCACCCACGGCACCTTCCGCGACACCACCTGGCAGAGCATTGCACTCTACTACCACGACAGCCAGCAGGGGGGTGTAGCTGACGGTACCTCAGGTGGCGATACCGGCGATGGCGTCTCCTACGGTGATTACGGGATCGTATTCCGTGGCAGTGGCCAGGACAGCGTGGACTTGGAGCTGGGGTTTGTCGCTTACTTCTTGCCTGCGAACCTGCCACGCAGCGAAGCTGAGAAGTTAGCTTTCATCATCGAGCACCCGGTGCATGTCTCGGCGCGAGCAATGTCGTATCCCAGCGACGTGGCTTGGGAGCAGGAGGGCATGCCAGCCCGGTTCCAACTGCTGCCGGTGTTTCCCAACCCGGGGGCAGAGGGGGTGATGCTGCGCTTTGCGCTTGACCGACAAGGTCCTGTCACGCTGACCGTAGTGGACGTGCGTGGCCGCACAGTACGCACTGTCGCCGCAGGCGACTTGCCCCCTGGCATGCACCAGGCGTGGTGGGACGGACTGGACGCATACGGGAACCGGGTTCCTCCTGGCGTGTATACCTGTTGGTTGCGCACCGAGCGGCTGGCAAGCAGCCGCAAGGTGTTGATCGTCCGATGAACTGCAGGCGGACGTGGACATGAACTTTGGCGCAGCAACTCGAGGGGTGGTTGTAGCCTTCGGTGGGGTGGCCCTGCTTGCCGCGCTCTCCTGCGAGGTGGACCACGGCGTTGCACCGCTTCCGGGCATGGTGCGGGCGCGCGTGCTGTTCTATGGGGGGCCCCCACCAAAGAACACCCAAGGCATATACTTGGTCGTGGCCCCCAAATTCCCACCCCGTGCCATCAACGAGCTTTACCATAGCCCGAACAGCCTCCCTTTCAAATGGGACGCCGTGCGCGACACGGTGATCACGGAAATGGCCCTCCCCTATGGCCACTATGAGGCCATCAGCTTGTGGTGGTATAACACCGAGACAAAGTCCAACCTGGCGGACGTCTTAGCCCTCCCTTTGGACGCCAGCAACAATCTTCTGCCGCTGGGGTTTGACATTACCAAAGAGCAGCCGGTCTTTGAGATCGATTTGCGCGCCAACTGGAGTCGGGTGGACCGGGACGCCAGCATTGAAGGGACCATCTACTTCAACGGGCCATTTCCGGCCAATACGCTGGCCACCGCGGTGGCCGCCTACGTGCGCAAACCCCAGGCGAGTGTGGAGTTTCTGACCATGCTCAAGTCCATCGACTTTTCGGTAGGGCCAGAGTCCGAAAAGTACGACCCGCAGAGGAAGGCGTACCACTTTGTGCTACCGGTGCGGCACGGGACGGTGGAGTACGTGGCCGTATTCTGGTTGCCTGAGAGGGCCAGCTTGACCGACTATCGTGAGCTGGGGGTGTATGAGGATCCTTCTGCCCCTGGACAGCCGGGCACGATGAGCCTCAAGGCCGGCGAAACCAAGAGGGGGGTGGATATTTACGTGGACTGGGCAAAGGCCAAGCCATAGGCTTGGCAAGAGGAGGACATGGGCAGGTTCGGCACCTGGCTACGGGTTTTTGGGATTGTGCTCTGCGCGGTGGCCGCGACGCACGCCAGTGGGGGGAAGGTCTCGGGCACAGTCATTGACGGGCAGACAGGCAAGCCTTTGCCTGGAGCGAATGTGCAGATTCTCGGCACCACCCGCGGGGCCAGCGCCGACCGCGACGGGGCCTTCGTCATCGCCAACCTGCCGCCCGGAAGGTATAGCGTGCGCGCCTCCATGATCGGCTATCGCGCGGTGACCATCGACGGGGTGAGCATCGCGGAAGGACAGGAGGTCCGCCTTGCCTTCGCTTTGCAGCCCGCTCCCATCGAATTTGACCCCATCGTGGTGGTGGCCGGCAAGGCGCAGCAGCGGCTTGATCAGGCGCCGGTGTCCATCTCGGTGGTGAGTGCCAGGGACATCCAACAGCGCGCCGCCACCAACCTCATCGACGCCTTGGAGACCGCTCCAGGGGTGAACTTTATCGGCGAGCAGATCAATATCCGCGGCTCCACCGGCTACACCTTCGGCGCAGGGAACAAGGTGCTCCTGCTGCTGGATGGCGTGCCGGTTTACGCAAGCGACACAGGCCAATTCAACTGGGACATGCTCCCACCGCTGGACATAGAGCAGATCGAGGTGCTGAAGGGCGCCGGCTCCACGCTCTGGGGCGCCTCAGCTCTGGGTGGAGTGGTCAATGTGATCACCAAGACGCCCTCGCCCGAAGGACAGTTGCTCTTTTCCTGGACCGCAGGAAAGTACGACCGGCCCTACTACGACGAATGGCGCTGGACCGACCCTGACCGGCTCCACTACACCCGCGAGGACCTCAGCTACAGCCGAAGCTTTGGGCCCTTGGGGCTACGGCTCTCAGCAGGGCGCTTTACGTCCACCGGCTATACCCAACTGGGCGATTTCCAAAAGTACAATCTCACCGGTCGCGCCGACTACCGGTTGCCGAACAGCGCACGTCTGACCCTTTATGCGGCCTACAGCTACATCAAGCGGGGTTTCTTTGTGCAATGGAAGGGGCAAAACGACCCTTATGAGGTAGATGAGGCGAACCTGGGCAACAGGGCAGCGACCAATCAGCTCGCCTGTTATGCCAAGGTGGTTCTGCCCATTTCAGCGCGGTTGGCTCTGAACGTGCGCGGCTCTCTGGTGCGCACACTCATGGGTAACCAATTCGGCCCCGAGGCCAATTTCAACCCCGCCTGGGGCCAAGGGTTTGAGGTGCAGACAGACTGGCTCCCCCACAGCCAGCACACGATCACCGCCGGCCTCCAGTACCAGCACGACGCCGGCAGCACCAAATACTTTGGCAGCCACAGAGGTTTTTTTGTCGGGCCCTACCTGCAGGATGAGTGGCGCCTGCGGGAGAACCTACGCCTGACGGCTGGGGTGCGCTACGACCGCTATCAGATCATCGGCGGCATCAAAGAGGACCTGTTCAGCCCGCGCCTGGGAGTGAACTGGCAGCCGTGGGCCACAACTAGCGTGCGCGCCTCTGTTGGCAGCGGCTTCCGGGCGGCAACCATCGTCGAGCGCTACCTGGAACTGACGGTGATGAACTTTAAGATCAAGGCCAATCCCGGCATCCGCGCCGAACATTCGTGGGCTTACGACGTGGGGTTGCGCCACTACTTGACGCGGGACTGGAACGTGGATGTCTCCTTCTTTGACAACGAGTATTGGGACATGATCGAGGCGCACCTGGATCTGATTCGCGGCCAGATCCAGTTCCGCAATGTGACGCGCGCTCGGGTCTGCGGGGTGGAAGCCACGAGCAACATGAGTATCCCTTTGGATGTATTGGGGAGACGCTGGACCCCGGGCCTCCACCTCAGCGTTACCGCCATGGACCCGCGCGATGTGAAGTGGAATGAGCCGCTCACTTATCGGCCCAAGGTGATCGGCACGGTCAAAGCGGACATACGCGTAGGTCGGCTCCAGGGTGAAATCGACTACCGCTACGCAAGCAAGATCGACAAGGTCAAGATCTACCCTATCAACCAACGGGTGCCGATGAAGTTTGTCGACCTCCGCTGCGGACTGGAATTGGGCCACCTCACTGTGCGCGCGGGCATCAACAATCTGCTCCAATACAACTATGCGCCCATGGAGAGCAACCTGATGCCCATGCGCACGTTTTTCGTCGGTCTGCAAGGTGGGTTTTGACAACCAGGTGAACATGGGCAAAAGGAGCCAAGCATGAGCAAGAAACTGACCAGGCGGGAGTTTATGGGGAATATAGCG
It encodes:
- a CDS encoding TonB-dependent receptor, with product MGRFGTWLRVFGIVLCAVAATHASGGKVSGTVIDGQTGKPLPGANVQILGTTRGASADRDGAFVIANLPPGRYSVRASMIGYRAVTIDGVSIAEGQEVRLAFALQPAPIEFDPIVVVAGKAQQRLDQAPVSISVVSARDIQQRAATNLIDALETAPGVNFIGEQINIRGSTGYTFGAGNKVLLLLDGVPVYASDTGQFNWDMLPPLDIEQIEVLKGAGSTLWGASALGGVVNVITKTPSPEGQLLFSWTAGKYDRPYYDEWRWTDPDRLHYTREDLSYSRSFGPLGLRLSAGRFTSTGYTQLGDFQKYNLTGRADYRLPNSARLTLYAAYSYIKRGFFVQWKGQNDPYEVDEANLGNRAATNQLACYAKVVLPISARLALNVRGSLVRTLMGNQFGPEANFNPAWGQGFEVQTDWLPHSQHTITAGLQYQHDAGSTKYFGSHRGFFVGPYLQDEWRLRENLRLTAGVRYDRYQIIGGIKEDLFSPRLGVNWQPWATTSVRASVGSGFRAATIVERYLELTVMNFKIKANPGIRAEHSWAYDVGLRHYLTRDWNVDVSFFDNEYWDMIEAHLDLIRGQIQFRNVTRARVCGVEATSNMSIPLDVLGRRWTPGLHLSVTAMDPRDVKWNEPLTYRPKVIGTVKADIRVGRLQGEIDYRYASKIDKVKIYPINQRVPMKFVDLRCGLELGHLTVRAGINNLLQYNYAPMESNLMPMRTFFVGLQGGF